Proteins found in one Salvia splendens isolate huo1 chromosome 10, SspV2, whole genome shotgun sequence genomic segment:
- the LOC121751297 gene encoding putative glucose-6-phosphate 1-epimerase — protein sequence MIDENPPPLPSADHTNKAFIDLILKSSDDDLKIWPHSFEFRIRVNLSVDGCLSLTSRIRNVNCKPFSFSFAYHTYFSVSDISEVRVEGLETLDYLDSLFNKERFTEQGDALTFESEWCGICGRRKQRR from the exons ATGATTGATGAGAATCCTCCACCTCTGCCGTCTGCTGATCATACTAACAAAGCATTCATTGATTTGATTCTCAAATCATCTGATGATGATCTCAAAATCTGGCCTCATAG TTTTGAGTTCCGGATTAGGGTGAATCTGAGCGTTGATGGATGTTTAAGCTTGACCTCACGAATCCGCAATGTCAACTGCAAGCCCTTTAGCTTCTCGTTTGCTTATCACACTTACTTCTCTGTCTCAGATATCAG TGAGGTGAGAGTAGAGGGGTTGGAAACACTTGACTATCTCGACAGCCTGTTTAACAAAGAGCGTTTCACAGAACAAGGCGACGCCTTAACATTTGAATCCGAG TGGTGTGGAATCTGTGGGAGAAGAAAGCAAAGACGATAG